The following proteins come from a genomic window of Proteiniphilum propionicum:
- a CDS encoding SixA phosphatase family protein gives MKQLVLLRHGKAEQNTMAKDDYDRALTLRGSKNAAAMGEYILKRLGIPDLILSSSAQRAYETAIYVSKSIGYPEEDIKTDQNLYFAPARWIMNVISKLPNEVDTCLYVGHNPGITNLINDLGVLIDILPTASAVCFEFNVDSWINITAERANFMWLKLAKDL, from the coding sequence ATGAAGCAGCTGGTATTATTACGCCATGGCAAAGCCGAACAAAATACGATGGCCAAAGACGACTATGACCGTGCACTTACCTTGCGTGGAAGCAAAAACGCTGCTGCAATGGGTGAATACATACTGAAAAGGTTGGGAATACCTGATCTGATACTCTCGTCATCGGCCCAAAGGGCTTATGAAACAGCAATATATGTTTCAAAAAGTATCGGGTATCCGGAAGAAGATATTAAAACCGATCAGAATTTGTACTTTGCCCCAGCGCGGTGGATAATGAATGTGATTTCAAAACTTCCAAATGAGGTTGACACTTGCCTTTATGTAGGGCACAATCCGGGTATAACAAATTTGATAAACGACCTGGGAGTGCTGATTGATATTCTTCCCACGGCATCGGCCGTATGCTTTGAGTTCAATGTCGATTCATGGATTAATATTACTGCAGAGCGCGCCAACTTCATGTGGCTGAAACTGGCGAAGGATCTGTAG
- the tdh gene encoding L-threonine 3-dehydrogenase has translation MKALVKIRPEKGIWMEEVPVPSVGVNDVLIKIKKTAICGTDLHIYKWDEWSQKTINTPMTIGHEYVGEIVDMGSGVENLKIGDRVTGEGHIACGHCRNCRRGKLHVCENTMGVGVNRDGAFAEYLQLPASNVVKLDPRIPDEIASIMDPFGNATHTALSFPLIAEDVLITGAGLIGSMATAICRFAGARYIVVSDLSDYRLDIAKKMGATLTVNPSKGETIAKAVEKLGMRGFDVGLEMSGSPAGFRDMVENMYNGSKISLLGILPNTTTVNWNEIIFKALTLKGIYGREMWETWYQMEQMLITGLDLTPVITHRFGIDDFQKGFDVMESGQCGKVILNWD, from the coding sequence ATGAAAGCATTGGTTAAGATTCGTCCTGAAAAGGGTATCTGGATGGAAGAGGTGCCAGTTCCATCTGTTGGTGTGAACGATGTACTTATAAAAATAAAGAAAACAGCTATTTGCGGCACCGACTTGCATATTTACAAGTGGGACGAATGGTCACAAAAAACCATCAATACACCTATGACTATTGGGCACGAATACGTGGGTGAGATTGTTGATATGGGCAGTGGTGTGGAAAATCTGAAGATAGGCGACCGTGTTACAGGTGAAGGCCACATTGCCTGCGGACACTGCCGTAACTGTCGCCGAGGCAAACTTCATGTCTGCGAAAACACCATGGGTGTGGGCGTTAATCGAGACGGTGCTTTTGCTGAATATCTGCAGCTTCCGGCATCGAATGTTGTGAAGCTTGATCCTCGCATACCCGATGAGATCGCTTCCATAATGGACCCGTTTGGAAATGCTACACATACTGCACTCTCGTTCCCATTGATTGCTGAAGATGTACTTATTACCGGAGCGGGGCTTATAGGAAGCATGGCTACCGCCATTTGTCGATTTGCCGGTGCACGTTATATTGTGGTGAGCGATTTGAGCGATTACAGATTGGATATTGCAAAAAAGATGGGTGCTACGCTAACGGTTAATCCATCAAAAGGTGAAACTATAGCGAAGGCGGTAGAAAAGCTGGGTATGCGCGGATTTGATGTGGGGCTCGAGATGTCCGGTTCTCCTGCAGGCTTCAGGGATATGGTGGAAAATATGTACAACGGCTCAAAAATATCTTTACTGGGTATTCTGCCCAACACCACTACTGTAAACTGGAATGAGATTATCTTTAAAGCACTAACGCTGAAGGGAATCTATGGAAGAGAAATGTGGGAGACATGGTATCAGATGGAGCAGATGCTAATTACAGGCCTTGATTTGACCCCAGTTATTACACACCGCTTTGGCATTGATGATTTTCAGAAAGGATTTGATGTGATGGAAAGTGGACAGTGCGGAAAAGTTATACTGAACTGGGATTGA
- a CDS encoding bifunctional 3,4-dihydroxy-2-butanone-4-phosphate synthase/GTP cyclohydrolase II, whose protein sequence is MQNNIKLNTIEEAIDEIRNGNFIIVVDDEDRENEGDLIIAAECITPEKINFMETHARGLICAPVTKERAEELELPMMVTHNTSIHSTPFTVSIDLLTHGCTTGISAYDRAQTILALTREETAPEDFGRPGHIFPLRAQSKGVLRRAGHTEASIDFARLAGLYPAGALAEIKNEDGSMARLPELMNMARKFDLKIVSVADLIKYRLQTESLIERGEAVRLPTQYGDFMMIPFLQKATGQEHVALVKGEWHDDEPILVRVHSSCITGDTFGSMRCECGEQLHKALEMIEKEGRGVLVYLNQEGRGIGLMAKAAAYKLQEQGLDTVDANLHLGYQADERDYGVGAQILRSLEVRNMRLMTNNPRKRIGLESYGLEVVENVPLEITPNKYNHFYMETKKKKMGHVLRNIK, encoded by the coding sequence ATGCAAAATAATATTAAATTAAACACCATCGAGGAGGCTATTGATGAAATAAGGAATGGAAATTTCATAATCGTGGTCGATGATGAAGACAGAGAAAACGAGGGCGACCTGATTATAGCTGCGGAGTGCATTACCCCTGAAAAGATCAACTTTATGGAGACACATGCAAGGGGCCTTATTTGTGCGCCTGTGACTAAAGAACGCGCCGAAGAGCTGGAGCTTCCGATGATGGTTACTCATAATACTTCTATCCATTCAACGCCTTTCACGGTATCCATTGATTTACTTACCCATGGTTGTACAACTGGAATTTCGGCCTACGACAGGGCTCAAACCATACTTGCACTTACCCGCGAAGAGACTGCGCCGGAAGATTTTGGCCGTCCGGGACATATTTTTCCACTTAGGGCACAATCAAAGGGTGTACTTCGTCGTGCAGGGCATACAGAAGCATCAATAGATTTTGCCCGTCTCGCAGGCTTGTATCCTGCCGGCGCACTCGCAGAAATTAAAAACGAGGATGGTTCCATGGCTCGCCTTCCGGAATTGATGAATATGGCCAGAAAGTTCGATCTTAAGATTGTATCCGTAGCCGATCTGATTAAATACAGGCTCCAGACCGAATCGCTCATAGAAAGGGGTGAAGCGGTCAGGCTTCCAACGCAATACGGCGATTTTATGATGATTCCTTTCCTGCAGAAAGCCACCGGACAGGAGCACGTGGCGCTGGTAAAGGGTGAATGGCACGATGATGAGCCTATACTGGTACGTGTGCACTCATCGTGTATAACGGGCGACACTTTTGGTTCAATGCGCTGCGAGTGCGGGGAACAGCTGCATAAAGCGTTGGAGATGATTGAAAAAGAGGGTAGAGGCGTGCTGGTATATCTGAACCAGGAGGGACGTGGAATAGGACTAATGGCAAAAGCAGCTGCATACAAACTGCAGGAACAGGGACTTGACACAGTAGATGCCAACCTTCATCTCGGCTACCAGGCCGATGAGAGGGATTACGGAGTGGGAGCCCAGATATTGCGCAGCCTTGAAGTGAGGAATATGCGACTGATGACCAACAATCCCAGAAAAAGGATCGGATTGGAATCGTATGGACTGGAGGTAGTTGAAAATGTGCCTCTTGAGATTACGCCCAACAAGTATAATCACTTCTATATGGAGACCAAAAAGAAGAAAATGGGGCATGTGCTTCGAAATATAAAATAG
- a CDS encoding LptF/LptG family permease has protein sequence MGRFFQIKRLYSYILTTFIPLFLMTFAICLFLVLMQFLWKYVEDMVGKGLGLDVIGEMFFYAALNLIPMALPLAILLASLMVFGNIGENFELLAIKSAGIPLLKIMKPLIVLVFCISVSAFFFQNYAVPRIQTKFYSLLISIRQASPELDVPEGVFYKEIEGYNLYVGKKDRRTGMLYDVLIYDIASGFNNMAVIICDSAKMSMTEDKTMLIFTMYSGQQFQNFNQGSSSQYNPDFVPYARESFKVKTMMISYDANFNRMGEDVIEGSSTSNYVSKNLSELGYSIDSMTMIMDSVNVMDRKLMKNYSFLTFRNSYPADKRDSLITAPLYSNVEVPSPDTLLQSKRAEEQSAILQSAFMKADNNSNEYLFRSFNKTTTQKTINRHWIEWHRKFTIPFTCLIFFFIGAPLGSIVRKGGLGTPIVISVILFIIYYIVENVGYKMTRDGVWVHWFGMWFSSLVLLPIGVFLTHKAVNDSVIMNADTYVEFFKRLFFIREARKYNVKSVIIDIPDYNKISGSLSELSGEIDIFINRYRRLSYKQYWTDVNYDRELRYIKSSMEIILNQLSNSRELKVLAKAEEFPVLISSFRLFKTNSLPARISMYFFPFGIIPRLLFIPFEVRIRKDLENIQLLIVNLKKIIGNIHAPVDAAIAGKTVIEHNFDAVISED, from the coding sequence ATGGGTAGATTTTTCCAAATAAAGCGATTATACAGTTATATTCTTACAACCTTTATCCCGCTTTTTCTGATGACTTTTGCCATATGCCTTTTTCTGGTATTGATGCAATTCCTGTGGAAATACGTGGAAGATATGGTAGGCAAAGGGCTGGGGTTGGATGTAATAGGGGAGATGTTCTTCTATGCTGCACTGAACCTTATTCCGATGGCATTACCATTGGCAATCCTGCTTGCATCGCTGATGGTATTCGGGAATATAGGCGAAAACTTTGAGCTGCTGGCCATAAAATCGGCAGGTATCCCTCTGCTTAAAATCATGAAACCGCTCATTGTCCTTGTTTTCTGTATTTCAGTGAGTGCCTTTTTCTTTCAGAACTACGCTGTTCCAAGAATTCAGACCAAATTCTATTCGTTACTTATATCCATTAGACAAGCATCACCAGAACTGGATGTTCCAGAAGGTGTCTTTTATAAAGAGATAGAGGGGTATAACCTTTACGTGGGAAAAAAAGACAGACGCACGGGAATGTTGTATGATGTGCTGATATACGATATTGCGAGCGGATTCAACAATATGGCTGTGATTATTTGCGATTCGGCCAAAATGAGTATGACAGAAGATAAGACAATGCTTATCTTCACAATGTACAGCGGGCAGCAATTTCAGAATTTCAACCAGGGTTCATCATCTCAGTATAATCCCGATTTTGTTCCGTACGCACGTGAAAGCTTCAAGGTGAAGACAATGATGATCTCTTATGATGCCAATTTTAACCGCATGGGAGAAGATGTTATTGAAGGAAGCTCTACAAGTAACTATGTATCCAAAAATCTTTCAGAACTTGGCTATTCCATCGATTCCATGACTATGATAATGGACAGTGTAAACGTGATGGACAGAAAATTGATGAAAAATTACTCCTTTCTCACCTTTCGCAACAGCTACCCTGCCGATAAGAGAGATTCGCTAATAACAGCTCCTTTGTATTCAAATGTTGAGGTCCCTTCGCCCGACACCCTTCTGCAGTCGAAAAGGGCCGAAGAGCAGTCGGCTATACTCCAGAGTGCATTTATGAAGGCCGATAATAACAGCAACGAGTATCTTTTCAGATCTTTCAACAAGACAACTACTCAAAAGACCATAAACCGGCATTGGATAGAATGGCATCGAAAATTTACCATTCCTTTCACCTGCCTTATATTCTTTTTTATTGGCGCACCACTGGGGTCGATAGTCAGAAAAGGAGGTCTGGGCACACCTATTGTCATATCAGTAATACTTTTCATTATCTATTACATTGTGGAAAATGTTGGATACAAGATGACACGAGACGGTGTTTGGGTACATTGGTTCGGTATGTGGTTCAGTTCGCTTGTTCTGCTGCCTATTGGTGTATTCCTTACCCACAAAGCAGTTAACGATTCTGTAATCATGAATGCAGATACCTATGTTGAATTCTTTAAGAGGCTGTTCTTTATTCGTGAAGCAAGAAAGTATAATGTAAAGAGTGTAATTATTGATATACCGGACTACAACAAAATATCGGGTTCTTTATCGGAATTATCAGGTGAAATTGATATCTTTATCAATAGATATAGAAGGTTGTCCTATAAACAGTATTGGACAGATGTTAATTACGATAGGGAATTGAGATACATCAAAAGCTCAATGGAAATAATACTAAACCAGCTATCCAACTCAAGAGAACTAAAGGTGCTTGCAAAAGCTGAAGAGTTCCCGGTGCTCATCAGTAGTTTCCGCCTTTTTAAAACAAACTCGCTTCCTGCCAGGATAAGCATGTATTTCTTTCCGTTTGGTATAATTCCGAGACTCTTATTTATACCCTTTGAAGTGAGAATAAGAAAAGATCTGGAGAATATTCAACTGCTGATAGTGAATTTAAAAAAAATTATCGGTAATATTCATGCACCTGTTGATGCAGCAATTGCAGGAAAAACGGTGATAGAACATAATTTTGATGCAGTAATATCTGAAGATTAA
- a CDS encoding sensor histidine kinase, which produces MVQVLQQKQKVSWNNVFVHILLWGVIFILPYFFTDPERIFNFRMFLRSLPEMLGFMLVFYLNYFFLIDKLLYKGKNKEFIIYNLLLIIAVSFLMYYGRGVIDSLLPEFRPRRHRRSSFRYIFILRNSTSLFFMTGLSVALKMTVRWLEVENERKELAKAKSEAELQNLKNQINPHFLLNTLNNIYALIEFNPPKAQQAVVDLSKMLRHLLYDNNQTYVPLKQEADFMRNYIELMRIRLPDNVKLTTEFSYSETGNTLISPLIFISLIENAFKHGVSGDKPSFIEISLKEHPDGKVEFISRNSYFPKSVSDKSGSGIGLELVKKKLELLYPDRYQWNIKIQGDVYSTVLAIDTKKEPDDIELLDS; this is translated from the coding sequence ATGGTACAGGTATTACAACAAAAACAGAAGGTAAGTTGGAACAATGTGTTTGTACATATCCTTCTGTGGGGTGTGATATTTATTCTTCCCTACTTTTTTACCGATCCCGAGCGGATTTTCAACTTTCGCATGTTTTTAAGGTCACTCCCCGAGATGCTGGGATTCATGCTGGTTTTTTACCTTAACTATTTTTTTCTTATCGATAAGCTGCTGTATAAAGGAAAAAACAAAGAGTTTATAATTTACAATCTATTACTCATTATTGCAGTATCTTTCCTGATGTATTATGGCCGAGGAGTGATAGATTCTTTACTCCCTGAATTTAGGCCAAGGAGGCACAGAAGAAGCAGTTTCAGGTATATTTTTATATTACGCAATTCCACCTCTCTTTTTTTCATGACCGGGCTTAGTGTTGCATTGAAGATGACTGTAAGATGGCTTGAGGTGGAAAACGAACGGAAAGAGCTGGCAAAAGCAAAATCTGAAGCCGAGCTTCAGAACCTTAAGAACCAGATCAACCCGCACTTTTTGCTAAACACACTCAACAATATTTATGCGCTCATAGAGTTTAATCCTCCAAAAGCGCAGCAAGCAGTTGTGGATCTGAGCAAGATGCTGCGACATCTGCTCTATGACAACAACCAGACCTATGTTCCGCTAAAGCAGGAGGCTGATTTCATGCGTAACTATATTGAGTTAATGCGTATACGGCTACCTGATAATGTGAAGCTTACAACCGAATTCTCTTATTCGGAAACTGGGAATACTCTTATTTCTCCACTAATTTTTATATCTTTGATAGAAAATGCATTCAAGCACGGTGTAAGTGGAGACAAACCGTCGTTTATTGAAATTTCGCTAAAAGAGCATCCTGACGGAAAAGTGGAGTTTATTTCCAGAAACAGTTATTTCCCAAAATCGGTTTCAGATAAAAGCGGCAGTGGAATAGGGTTGGAGCTGGTGAAGAAAAAACTTGAGCTGCTTTACCCTGACAGATATCAGTGGAATATAAAAATTCAGGGCGATGTTTATTCTACTGTACTTGCGATTGATACAAAAAAAGAGCCTGATGATATTGAATTGTTGGATAGTTGA
- a CDS encoding LytR/AlgR family response regulator transcription factor, with protein sequence MILNCWIVDDEPLALSLLESYVQRTPFLNLTGKYSNALSAMKHIAVEKVDVLFLDIQMPDVNGIELARIIDNHTRIIFTTAFSEYALEGYKVNAIDYLLKPFSFSEFLAAAKKALNWFEMTESKSNSESVQENVGIFVKSEYRLLHVLYDDMLYIEGLKDYVKIYTESSLKPILSLMSLKSLEEELPSERFIRVHRSYIIHLNKISSVDKNRIIIGKKQIPVGETYRKQFLSAIRK encoded by the coding sequence ATGATATTGAATTGTTGGATAGTTGATGATGAGCCGCTGGCTTTGTCGCTTCTGGAATCGTACGTTCAGAGAACCCCTTTTCTGAATCTTACCGGCAAATACAGTAATGCACTTTCTGCAATGAAGCACATAGCAGTGGAGAAAGTTGATGTGCTTTTCCTTGATATCCAGATGCCCGATGTGAATGGTATTGAGCTTGCACGTATCATTGACAATCATACACGTATTATCTTTACCACCGCTTTCAGCGAATATGCTTTGGAGGGATATAAAGTAAATGCGATAGATTATCTGCTAAAACCTTTCTCTTTTTCAGAATTTCTCGCCGCAGCAAAAAAAGCTTTGAACTGGTTTGAAATGACAGAATCAAAATCAAATAGTGAGTCTGTACAAGAGAATGTGGGCATTTTTGTTAAATCTGAATATCGCCTCTTGCATGTGTTGTACGACGATATGCTGTATATTGAAGGGTTAAAAGATTATGTGAAGATTTACACGGAAAGCAGTTTAAAACCTATTTTGTCTCTGATGAGCCTAAAATCGCTGGAGGAAGAGCTTCCCTCCGAGCGTTTCATCCGTGTTCACAGGTCGTATATCATTCACTTAAACAAAATCTCAAGCGTTGATAAAAACCGTATTATAATAGGAAAAAAACAGATTCCGGTTGGAGAGACCTACCGCAAACAGTTTCTTTCTGCTATCAGAAAATAA
- a CDS encoding TonB-dependent receptor → MKKICFIATFLLLYSFMYPLQAQTNSSISGKLIDKETEEPVPLANVRILRQADSTFVTGKATGSNGLFAIPVRYGSYILHISFIGYNDVYKNVNVTSGNSSVQLGNISISTDNILLSETVVTAKAPEITVKGDTLEYNADSYKVTESAVVEDLLKKMPGVEVDNDGKITVNGKEIKKILVDGEEFFSSDPKVASKNLPAKMVEKLQVLERKTEMAQMTGFDDGEEENVINLMVRPGMKEGLFGNAFAGYGSKDRYEANGMLNYMKNKDQFTFLGGVNNTNNAGFSDLASAMFGSMGGRGGRMRMFGGRDGISTSVNAGSNFSKQFTSKFKIGGNARYGYTDTDVQSDVFTQNILSAGNTLESESNRSNNKSRNFNMDFRVEWNPDSFTTIIFRPEASFYNNTRDEEGHFLTKVELSGDTVNHGDSRYFSEGDGKNYGGNLDISRKLGKAGRVVSAQLRANRGESDNKGTSVSATFYKGPRPDDLIDQHFTNTSDNTSWSGYFSYVEPIGRNNFLQLAYRYRQNISESDKDTRSKDETGNYTVLDSLYSKRLENNFVNQDLGLNFRAIREKYDYMLGFSVQPSSSRSKTFIGTDLIHDASQEVINYAPMAQFNYRWSRTMNLQIRYFGNTDQPSVSQLSPVVDVSDPLNIRYGNPDLKPSFQHQLSLRYRMSNPEKASSIAAFVNGGYLTNDIVSSTFTDINTGRKETTYKNVAGNWNVNGRVMFNVPLRNIKFSVSSMSFASYNHTNGFSNNEKNLNKRVNLSEMLGLNYRSDLFDFGVRGNISYNSVSNTIKIQNNQNYFNYGGNANTSIYLPWDLTIESDINYSTNSGYADGFQQKEWLWNASVQKQLFKQKNGTIRFKIYDILQQRSNINRSVTSNYIRDTTSNTLTSYFMVHFVYRFNIFKGGATREEMIPERGSGRFGGHGHGERRGPNIF, encoded by the coding sequence ATGAAGAAGATATGTTTTATAGCAACTTTTTTGTTACTATACTCTTTTATGTACCCACTGCAGGCGCAAACTAATAGTTCCATATCGGGTAAGCTTATTGATAAGGAAACCGAAGAGCCTGTACCTCTTGCCAATGTAAGGATACTTAGGCAGGCAGACAGCACCTTTGTAACAGGAAAAGCAACCGGCTCCAATGGCCTGTTTGCCATTCCGGTAAGATACGGATCATATATCCTGCATATCTCTTTCATTGGATATAACGATGTGTATAAGAATGTAAATGTAACTTCCGGCAATTCCTCGGTACAGCTTGGAAATATCTCAATAAGTACTGACAACATACTTTTATCGGAGACTGTGGTAACTGCAAAAGCGCCTGAAATAACTGTAAAGGGTGATACGTTGGAGTACAATGCGGATTCCTATAAAGTAACTGAAAGTGCGGTTGTTGAAGACTTGCTAAAAAAGATGCCGGGTGTGGAAGTGGATAATGATGGCAAGATAACAGTAAACGGGAAGGAGATAAAAAAAATATTGGTGGATGGAGAGGAGTTTTTCAGCAGCGACCCGAAAGTGGCATCTAAAAATCTTCCTGCAAAAATGGTTGAAAAGCTTCAGGTGCTTGAGAGAAAAACAGAAATGGCACAGATGACCGGATTCGATGATGGAGAGGAAGAGAATGTTATTAACCTGATGGTGCGCCCTGGCATGAAAGAGGGGCTTTTTGGAAATGCCTTTGCAGGCTACGGAAGCAAGGACCGGTATGAAGCTAATGGAATGCTTAACTATATGAAGAACAAGGACCAATTTACATTCTTAGGAGGTGTCAACAATACTAATAATGCAGGTTTTTCAGACCTTGCTTCGGCAATGTTCGGCAGTATGGGTGGCCGTGGAGGGAGAATGCGCATGTTCGGCGGCAGAGACGGAATATCAACCTCTGTAAATGCAGGAAGCAACTTCAGCAAGCAATTTACCTCAAAATTCAAGATCGGGGGAAATGCCCGTTACGGATATACCGATACCGATGTTCAGTCCGATGTATTTACACAGAACATTCTCAGCGCCGGAAATACACTGGAGAGCGAGAGTAACAGGTCGAACAACAAAAGCCGGAATTTCAATATGGACTTCAGGGTTGAATGGAACCCGGACTCATTCACTACCATAATTTTCCGTCCCGAAGCTTCATTTTATAACAATACCCGCGATGAAGAGGGCCATTTCCTTACCAAAGTTGAGCTGTCGGGCGATACTGTTAACCATGGTGATTCGAGGTACTTTTCAGAAGGAGACGGGAAGAACTACGGTGGAAATCTTGATATAAGTCGCAAACTTGGAAAAGCTGGCAGGGTAGTGAGTGCTCAACTGCGTGCAAACAGGGGTGAATCTGATAATAAGGGAACAAGCGTCTCTGCCACTTTTTACAAAGGGCCGCGTCCCGACGATCTCATAGATCAGCATTTTACAAATACCAGCGACAACACCTCCTGGAGCGGATATTTCTCATACGTGGAGCCTATAGGCAGAAATAACTTCCTTCAGCTTGCATACCGGTATCGACAGAACATATCTGAATCTGACAAAGACACCCGCTCAAAGGACGAAACAGGCAACTATACTGTACTGGATTCGTTGTACAGCAAAAGGCTGGAGAACAACTTCGTGAATCAGGACCTGGGATTGAACTTCAGGGCAATAAGAGAGAAATATGACTATATGTTAGGCTTTTCAGTGCAGCCGTCCAGCTCACGTAGTAAAACATTTATCGGAACAGATTTAATTCATGATGCCAGTCAAGAGGTTATAAACTATGCACCCATGGCTCAGTTTAACTATCGCTGGAGTCGAACCATGAATCTTCAGATACGCTATTTCGGAAATACCGACCAACCGTCGGTCTCGCAACTCTCTCCCGTGGTTGATGTCTCTGACCCGTTGAATATCCGCTATGGCAACCCCGACCTAAAGCCTTCTTTTCAACATCAACTTAGCTTGAGGTACAGGATGTCGAATCCCGAAAAGGCGAGCTCCATCGCAGCTTTTGTGAACGGTGGCTATCTTACCAACGATATCGTGTCTTCAACATTTACCGATATCAATACCGGCAGAAAGGAGACCACTTACAAGAACGTTGCCGGTAACTGGAATGTCAATGGCCGTGTTATGTTTAATGTGCCACTCAGGAATATAAAATTTTCAGTTTCTTCAATGTCTTTTGCAAGTTACAACCATACAAACGGATTTTCAAACAATGAGAAAAATCTGAATAAGCGCGTCAACCTGTCTGAGATGCTGGGATTGAATTATCGGTCTGATCTGTTCGATTTTGGTGTTCGGGGAAACATCAGCTACAATAGCGTGTCAAACACTATTAAAATACAGAACAATCAAAACTATTTCAACTATGGCGGAAATGCCAATACATCAATCTATCTGCCGTGGGACCTGACCATAGAGAGTGATATCAACTATTCAACAAACTCCGGATATGCAGATGGATTCCAGCAGAAAGAATGGTTATGGAATGCATCTGTTCAGAAGCAACTTTTTAAACAAAAGAACGGTACCATCCGTTTTAAGATATATGATATTCTGCAACAGCGCAGCAATATTAACAGAAGCGTAACATCGAACTATATACGTGATACTACTTCAAACACGCTCACAAGCTATTTCATGGTGCACTTTGTTTATAGGTTCAATATATTCAAAGGAGGCGCCACAAGGGAAGAGATGATACCTGAAAGAGGTAGCGGAAGATTTGGAGGCCATGGCCATGGTGAAAGAAGAGGCCCTAACATATTTTAA
- the kbl gene encoding glycine C-acetyltransferase: MYGKMQQHLQAELRAIEEAGLYKNERIIVTPQRAEIRVQSGQQVLNFCANNYLGLSDNPRLIGAAKRALDERGYGMSSVRFICGTQDYHKELEKTISNYFKTDDTILYAACFDANGGLFDPLFTDEDAIISDMLNHASIIDGVRLCKAKRYRYANADMNDLEEKLKESQAQRFRIIATDGVFSMDGNVAPMDKIMELAKKYNALVMVDESHSAGVVGKTGKGVTELFNIMGDVDIITGTLGKAFGGAIGGFTTGRKEIIEMLRQRSRPYLFSNSIPPMVAASGMEAFHMLQESNQLQDKLHENVDYFVTKMREAGFDIKPTQSAICAVMLYDARLSQDFAAGMLEEGIYVTGFYYPVVPKGEARIRVQLSAAHEHEHLDKAIAAFIKVGKKLEVI; this comes from the coding sequence ATGTACGGAAAAATGCAACAACACCTTCAGGCCGAGCTTAGAGCAATAGAAGAGGCAGGACTTTACAAGAATGAAAGAATTATTGTTACCCCGCAAAGGGCAGAGATAAGAGTTCAATCGGGGCAACAGGTACTTAACTTTTGTGCCAACAACTACTTAGGGTTGTCTGATAATCCGAGGCTGATAGGCGCTGCAAAGCGGGCATTGGATGAACGCGGTTATGGCATGTCGTCGGTTAGATTTATCTGCGGTACTCAAGACTACCACAAGGAGCTGGAAAAGACTATCAGTAACTATTTTAAAACTGACGATACCATTCTTTATGCTGCCTGTTTCGATGCAAATGGCGGACTATTTGACCCTCTTTTTACCGATGAGGATGCTATCATCTCCGACATGCTTAACCATGCATCTATTATTGACGGTGTTCGGCTTTGCAAGGCTAAACGATATCGTTATGCCAATGCTGATATGAACGACCTTGAAGAAAAGCTGAAAGAGTCGCAGGCTCAGCGATTCAGAATTATTGCAACCGATGGTGTATTCTCAATGGATGGAAATGTGGCACCTATGGACAAAATAATGGAGCTGGCAAAAAAATACAACGCACTGGTAATGGTAGATGAGAGCCATTCTGCAGGTGTAGTTGGTAAAACCGGAAAAGGCGTTACTGAATTATTCAATATCATGGGAGATGTTGATATCATTACTGGTACTCTGGGTAAGGCTTTCGGCGGTGCTATTGGCGGATTTACCACTGGGCGCAAGGAGATTATTGAGATGCTGCGCCAGCGTTCACGACCCTATCTTTTTTCCAACTCAATTCCACCAATGGTGGCTGCATCTGGCATGGAGGCTTTCCACATGCTGCAGGAATCAAATCAGCTGCAGGATAAACTGCATGAAAATGTGGACTATTTTGTAACTAAGATGAGAGAGGCAGGGTTCGACATTAAACCAACCCAATCGGCCATTTGCGCAGTGATGCTGTATGATGCCAGATTGTCGCAAGATTTTGCCGCCGGAATGCTTGAAGAAGGAATATATGTGACCGGATTTTATTATCCTGTGGTTCCGAAAGGTGAAGCACGAATTCGTGTACAGCTTTCCGCAGCTCACGAACATGAACATCTTGACAAAGCTATTGCGGCATTCATAAAAGTGGGGAAAAAACTGGAAGTGATCTGA